One segment of Desulfovermiculus halophilus DSM 18834 DNA contains the following:
- a CDS encoding rod shape-determining protein, whose translation MVFTRLFGFLGKNLAMDLGTANTLIYTPKDGIVLNEPSVVALDSRTEKVLAVGKEAKEFLGRTPERIRAIRPMKDGVIADFEVTKAMIAFFISKVIRGLQLVKPKIVICVPTGITQVEKRAVIESAQQAGAREVRLVEEPMAAAIGAKLPINKPMGNMVVDIGGGTTEVAVISLSSVAYAESVRVAGDEMNEAIQRFTKDEHKVLIGENAAEKIKIELGSAIPLPEPRSIRVSGKNMVDGRPKTIEINDGQVRESIKEPLNMIVMAVRNALEKTPPELVTDVANNGMLLAGGGAMLKGLDQLISQQSEISVIVDEAPLTTVLRGTGIALEREKDMEFVFVN comes from the coding sequence ATGGTCTTCACACGGCTGTTCGGATTTCTGGGCAAGAATCTGGCTATGGACCTGGGCACGGCAAACACCCTGATCTACACCCCGAAGGACGGCATTGTGCTCAACGAGCCATCCGTGGTCGCCCTGGACTCCAGGACCGAAAAAGTCCTGGCCGTGGGCAAGGAAGCCAAGGAGTTCTTGGGCCGCACTCCGGAAAGGATCCGGGCCATCCGGCCCATGAAAGACGGGGTCATCGCCGACTTTGAAGTCACCAAGGCCATGATCGCCTTCTTCATCAGCAAGGTCATCCGCGGCCTGCAGCTGGTCAAACCCAAGATAGTCATCTGCGTCCCAACCGGCATCACCCAGGTCGAAAAACGGGCGGTCATCGAATCAGCCCAGCAGGCCGGAGCCCGGGAGGTCAGGCTTGTAGAGGAGCCCATGGCCGCCGCCATAGGGGCCAAGCTGCCAATCAACAAGCCCATGGGCAATATGGTCGTGGATATCGGAGGCGGGACCACCGAGGTCGCGGTCATCTCTTTGTCTTCTGTGGCCTATGCCGAGTCGGTCCGCGTGGCCGGGGATGAGATGAATGAGGCCATCCAGCGATTCACCAAGGATGAGCACAAGGTCTTGATTGGAGAAAACGCCGCCGAAAAAATCAAGATCGAGCTCGGCTCGGCCATTCCCCTTCCTGAGCCCAGAAGCATCCGGGTCTCCGGGAAGAATATGGTCGACGGCCGGCCGAAGACCATTGAGATCAACGACGGCCAGGTCCGGGAAAGTATCAAGGAGCCGCTGAACATGATCGTCATGGCCGTGCGCAATGCCCTGGAAAAGACCCCTCCGGAGCTGGTCACCGACGTGGCCAACAACGGCATGCTCCTGGCTGGAGGCGGGGCCATGCTCAAGGGCCTGGATCAGCTCATCAGCCAGCAGTCCGAGATAAGCGTCATCGTGGACGAAGCCCCTTTGACCACTGTCCTGCGGGGCACCGGCATCGCCCTGGAGCGGGAAAAGGACATGGAGTTCGTGTTCGTGAATTAG
- a CDS encoding DUF6485 family protein — protein MSDKKERCPRLKINSESCPCTYPNCPRHGLCCECIQYHRQRGELPACYFTPEEERTYNRSIEFYVHRHFKK, from the coding sequence ATGAGTGACAAAAAGGAACGATGCCCCCGTCTGAAGATAAACTCCGAAAGCTGTCCCTGTACCTATCCCAATTGTCCGCGGCACGGCCTGTGCTGCGAGTGCATCCAGTACCATCGCCAGCGGGGGGAACTGCCGGCCTGCTATTTTACGCCTGAAGAAGAGCGCACTTACAATCGAAGCATAGAATTCTATGTCCACCGGCATTTCAAAAAGTGA
- a CDS encoding LysE family transporter: MPLFSTPASSLLSGALLGLTAGLAPGPMLTLVLSHTLRYRIREGCKVALAPLLTDPPIICAAVVLSIHIRDMQPVLAGLSLLGALYLLYLGYETLQVTGDVLHPDQTNPQSLLKGVLTNYLNPHPYLFWFTVGAPLLSGADSHPLLRAAFFLSGFYICLVGAKMLVAWIAGSARFLVQGRIYAWTMRILGLALWGFALSLILQAWRLLEL; the protein is encoded by the coding sequence ATGCCTCTTTTCTCCACCCCCGCGAGTTCCCTTCTCTCCGGCGCCCTTCTCGGCCTGACCGCAGGGCTGGCCCCGGGCCCGATGCTCACCCTGGTCCTGTCCCATACCCTGCGCTATCGCATCCGGGAAGGCTGCAAGGTGGCCCTGGCTCCCCTGCTCACCGACCCGCCCATCATCTGCGCAGCCGTTGTCCTTTCCATCCATATCCGGGATATGCAGCCGGTCCTGGCCGGGCTTTCCCTTCTCGGGGCCCTGTATCTCTTGTACCTGGGGTATGAGACCCTGCAGGTCACCGGAGACGTCCTGCACCCGGACCAGACCAATCCCCAGTCCCTGCTCAAGGGCGTACTGACCAACTACCTCAACCCCCACCCCTATCTGTTCTGGTTCACCGTCGGCGCTCCCCTGCTCTCCGGGGCGGACAGCCACCCCCTGCTCCGGGCCGCATTCTTTCTGTCCGGGTTCTATATCTGCCTGGTGGGGGCCAAGATGCTTGTGGCCTGGATCGCCGGGTCCGCCCGCTTCTTGGTCCAAGGCCGCATCTATGCCTGGACCATGCGCATTCTGGGCCTGGCCCTGTGGGGATTCGCCCTCTCCCTCATCCTCCAGGCCTGGCGGCTCCTGGAGCTGTAA
- a CDS encoding acyloxyacyl hydrolase encodes MVRRVFLAVVVSVFVLSSPGMAKQNTLFISGGGSWDADGTVRFSYVRDVDWQFWSSSLGHFTPSVEVGAGWWFSSAKTGVHADVTPMFRYVFHTGRDVVPFVEGGAGASYISYEQFGGQDLGSHFQFRDVAGVGVAFGPDAQYSMHARYEHYSNADLADENDGLDFWVLGFGMSF; translated from the coding sequence ATGGTACGCAGGGTGTTTTTGGCTGTTGTGGTGTCTGTTTTCGTCCTCTCCTCTCCCGGCATGGCGAAGCAGAATACCCTGTTTATCAGCGGTGGCGGCTCCTGGGACGCGGATGGAACCGTCCGTTTCAGTTATGTCCGGGATGTGGATTGGCAGTTCTGGTCTTCGTCCTTGGGACATTTTACGCCCAGTGTTGAGGTTGGGGCAGGATGGTGGTTTTCATCTGCCAAAACAGGTGTTCATGCCGATGTCACCCCCATGTTCAGATACGTCTTTCATACCGGCCGGGACGTGGTCCCCTTTGTGGAAGGAGGCGCCGGGGCCTCGTACATCAGCTACGAGCAGTTCGGGGGTCAAGATCTGGGCTCCCATTTTCAGTTCCGGGACGTGGCCGGAGTTGGGGTGGCCTTCGGCCCTGATGCCCAGTACTCCATGCATGCCAGATATGAGCACTACTCCAATGCAGATTTGGCTGATGAAAACGACGGCCTGGACTTCTGGGTCCTGGGCTTCGGGATGTCCTTTTAG
- a CDS encoding GAF domain-containing protein, whose product MHDHSFFDRILGLICSVFDAYSAVLFLHSSDSTYTLVSHFSLGDNIQNGTLIQTGQGLVGWVLRNNQPLLVDDFHREGGSLGYYPQEAESKIKAFMGCPLPDGRGALCLDSKKSYTFSPKQQKILHQFVHLVEALCAQFSQQEDSEQKQRFYAVVQTFHRLRHNNPRWSIFLENLLQTLAECTHFSYCLFASRDEMGHGYSLEGWSRPLFRRTDLHRKKFDINAGVIGWVFRNHKSITTADKGERIRGAPLFEKHYDAPKFQSVICVPLIVHMRTRGVLVLADEERRSIHSELMDFVALISDQLALFLENLYLKNKLRQLQEV is encoded by the coding sequence ATGCATGATCACTCTTTTTTCGACCGCATTCTGGGCCTGATCTGCAGTGTATTTGACGCCTATTCCGCTGTTCTCTTCCTGCATTCCAGCGACAGCACATACACCCTGGTCTCCCATTTCAGTCTGGGGGACAATATCCAGAACGGGACCTTAATCCAGACCGGACAGGGCCTGGTCGGCTGGGTCCTGCGCAACAATCAGCCCCTTCTGGTCGACGACTTTCACCGGGAAGGCGGCAGCCTGGGTTACTATCCCCAAGAGGCCGAGTCCAAGATCAAGGCCTTTATGGGCTGTCCTCTGCCCGATGGCCGGGGGGCCCTGTGTCTGGACAGCAAGAAGTCCTACACCTTCAGCCCCAAGCAGCAAAAGATCCTGCATCAGTTTGTGCACCTGGTCGAAGCCCTGTGCGCCCAGTTCAGCCAACAGGAGGATTCGGAGCAGAAGCAGCGCTTTTACGCCGTGGTGCAGACCTTTCATCGCCTCCGGCACAACAACCCCCGCTGGTCCATCTTTTTGGAAAATCTGCTCCAGACCCTGGCCGAGTGCACCCATTTCAGTTATTGTCTTTTCGCTTCCAGGGATGAGATGGGCCACGGTTACTCCCTGGAAGGATGGAGCCGGCCCCTCTTTCGGCGTACAGACCTGCACCGCAAGAAGTTCGACATCAACGCCGGGGTCATCGGCTGGGTCTTTCGCAATCACAAGTCGATAACCACAGCGGATAAGGGCGAGCGGATCCGGGGCGCCCCCCTTTTCGAGAAGCATTACGACGCCCCCAAGTTTCAGAGCGTGATCTGCGTGCCGCTCATTGTCCATATGCGGACCAGGGGAGTCCTGGTCCTGGCTGACGAGGAAAGACGGAGCATTCACTCGGAGCTCATGGATTTTGTAGCCTTGATCAGCGACCAGTTAGCCCTGTTTTTGGAAAACCTGTACTTGAAGAACAAACTTCGGCAACTGCAAGAAGTGTAA
- the manA gene encoding mannose-6-phosphate isomerase, class I produces the protein MLSILPMHNPIQNYAWGSREKLATFLGYSTPPADPLAELWMGAHPSAPSQVYTQGRWVQLDELIQQSPDRLLGKKNTERFGPHLPFLFKVLAVDRPLSLQVHPNAKQAWAGYQKEEALAVAPASAERSYKDPNPKPECICALEPFWGLNGFRPPEEIERWFAWLAPKALRPELDILDREEGPEALSGMLESLLHMEPRRRVEVLEHARSRVEEESELNRQDPRYWMAVLLAEHPGDIGALAPVFLQLMHLSPGQAAFLPPGRLHAYLSGLGLEIMANSDNVLRAGLTSKHIDVQELLKTMDFDRPEQGALEPVPGGGGWFAYPSFTEEFVLSGFELGPGCPRFEASLTGISILLCVQGELEISDQQSGEGIRLVQGQSVCIPGCVQSWTASGRGRAYVAETGVNLGSSFPDR, from the coding sequence ATGCTGTCCATCCTGCCGATGCACAATCCGATTCAGAACTATGCCTGGGGATCGCGGGAGAAGCTGGCCACGTTTTTGGGATATTCGACCCCGCCCGCAGATCCTCTGGCTGAACTGTGGATGGGTGCCCATCCCAGCGCCCCGTCGCAGGTCTATACTCAGGGACGGTGGGTCCAGCTGGATGAGCTTATTCAGCAGAGTCCGGACCGGCTGCTGGGGAAGAAGAATACGGAACGATTCGGTCCCCATCTGCCCTTTCTGTTCAAGGTTCTGGCCGTGGATCGCCCCTTGTCCCTGCAGGTCCATCCCAACGCCAAACAGGCCTGGGCCGGATATCAAAAGGAAGAGGCCCTGGCCGTTGCACCCGCTTCGGCGGAGCGGAGCTACAAGGACCCCAATCCAAAACCGGAATGCATCTGTGCCCTGGAACCGTTCTGGGGGTTGAACGGATTCCGCCCCCCGGAGGAGATCGAGCGATGGTTTGCCTGGCTGGCTCCTAAGGCCCTAAGGCCAGAGCTGGATATACTGGACAGGGAAGAAGGCCCGGAGGCTTTGTCCGGGATGCTGGAATCACTGCTGCATATGGAACCAAGGCGGAGGGTGGAGGTCCTGGAGCATGCGCGATCCAGGGTCGAAGAGGAGTCCGAACTTAACAGACAGGATCCCAGATACTGGATGGCCGTTCTGCTTGCCGAGCATCCCGGGGACATCGGCGCACTAGCCCCGGTCTTCCTCCAGTTGATGCATCTCTCTCCGGGGCAGGCAGCGTTTTTGCCCCCCGGCCGCCTGCATGCCTATCTGTCCGGCCTGGGCCTGGAGATCATGGCCAATTCGGACAATGTGCTCCGGGCCGGGCTGACCTCCAAGCATATAGACGTCCAGGAGCTGTTAAAGACCATGGATTTTGACCGCCCGGAGCAGGGAGCTCTGGAGCCCGTGCCCGGCGGCGGGGGATGGTTTGCCTACCCGTCATTCACCGAGGAGTTCGTTCTCTCCGGGTTTGAGCTCGGCCCGGGCTGCCCCCGGTTTGAAGCGTCTTTGACCGGGATCTCCATTTTACTCTGCGTGCAGGGAGAGCTGGAGATTTCCGACCAGCAGAGCGGAGAGGGGATCAGGCTGGTCCAGGGGCAGTCGGTGTGCATTCCGGGCTGTGTTCAGAGCTGGACGGCTTCCGGCCGGGGGCGGGCCTATGTGGCCGAAACCGGGGTCAACCTCGGATCATCTTTTCCGGATCGATGA
- a CDS encoding alpha/beta fold hydrolase produces MHPSDDWQPECGIETHDQMIPVLDATLRVRHFSFARRQETDLSTSAPLIFLHEGLGCVEMWKDFPPALCAATGRPGLAYDRQGYGRSSPFVRPRTPDYLHTEAYTYFPALLQALGISRAILIGHSDGGSIALLFASAFPERVCCLTTIAAHVFVEPETVQGIAQAKTRYQRTDWPHKLAKYHKEKTDDVFYAWTETWLSSEFAGWNIERELVGVSSPALVMQGVDDVFGTAKQVDSIVCNTSGPALPCWIADCGHAPHLEAPEQATEKIRAFIAEYAPRT; encoded by the coding sequence ATGCACCCCAGTGATGACTGGCAGCCCGAATGCGGGATCGAGACCCACGATCAGATGATCCCGGTCCTGGACGCCACGCTGCGGGTCCGGCATTTCAGCTTCGCCCGGCGGCAAGAGACTGACCTGAGTACCTCCGCGCCTTTGATCTTCCTCCACGAAGGTCTGGGATGCGTGGAGATGTGGAAGGACTTTCCCCCTGCCCTGTGCGCAGCGACCGGACGTCCCGGGCTCGCCTACGACCGTCAGGGATACGGACGGTCATCCCCTTTTGTCCGTCCCAGGACTCCGGACTATCTGCACACAGAAGCCTATACCTATTTCCCGGCCCTGCTCCAGGCCCTGGGAATCAGCCGGGCCATCCTCATCGGGCACAGCGACGGGGGCAGCATCGCCCTGCTCTTTGCCTCGGCCTTCCCGGAGAGGGTTTGCTGCCTGACCACCATCGCCGCACATGTTTTCGTGGAGCCGGAAACCGTGCAGGGCATAGCCCAGGCCAAGACCCGCTACCAGCGCACCGACTGGCCGCACAAGCTGGCCAAGTATCATAAAGAGAAAACAGATGACGTCTTCTACGCCTGGACTGAGACCTGGCTGTCTTCAGAGTTCGCGGGCTGGAACATTGAGCGGGAGCTGGTCGGGGTATCCAGTCCGGCCCTGGTCATGCAGGGAGTCGACGACGTCTTCGGAACAGCTAAGCAGGTGGACAGCATCGTTTGCAATACCTCCGGCCCTGCCCTGCCCTGCTGGATCGCGGACTGCGGGCACGCTCCCCACCTGGAGGCCCCGGAACAGGCTACCGAAAAGATCAGGGCCTTTATAGCCGAATACGCCCCCAGGACCTGA
- a CDS encoding inositol monophosphatase family protein, with product MHNATHSTLLDSVRDVVLRAGEIILQHWDQPKDIAYKGRVDLVTETDVAVESFLTRELSALLPQASFLAEESAAENELERLTWIVDPLDGTTNFAHGLFAVATSVALWQDGKVELGVVNLPKTGECFFAQRGCGAWLNGSPISVSAQSHIEQALVATGFPYAKRERIDEIVPRLRGVLSTCRGMRRMGAAAVDLAYTACGRFDAFYELGLKPWDTAAGWLLVQEAGGRVSRFSPVADYALGADAILATNSKLHMAMAELLAI from the coding sequence ATGCACAACGCCACCCACTCTACCCTGCTCGACTCGGTCCGAGACGTTGTCCTCCGGGCCGGAGAGATCATCCTTCAGCATTGGGACCAGCCCAAAGACATTGCCTACAAAGGCCGGGTGGATCTGGTCACTGAAACCGACGTGGCAGTAGAATCCTTTCTGACCCGGGAGCTTTCGGCCCTGCTCCCCCAGGCCTCATTTCTGGCCGAAGAATCGGCGGCCGAAAACGAGCTCGAACGGTTGACCTGGATCGTCGATCCCCTGGACGGGACCACAAATTTTGCCCACGGCCTGTTCGCAGTGGCCACATCCGTTGCCCTGTGGCAGGACGGAAAAGTTGAGCTGGGGGTGGTCAATCTGCCCAAGACCGGGGAATGCTTCTTTGCTCAACGGGGCTGCGGCGCCTGGTTGAACGGTTCCCCCATATCCGTATCCGCTCAGTCCCATATCGAGCAGGCCCTGGTGGCCACCGGATTTCCTTACGCCAAACGGGAACGGATCGACGAGATTGTGCCCCGGCTGCGCGGTGTGCTCAGCACCTGCCGCGGCATGCGCCGCATGGGCGCTGCGGCCGTGGACCTGGCCTATACCGCCTGCGGAAGGTTTGACGCCTTTTACGAGCTGGGGCTCAAGCCTTGGGATACAGCAGCCGGCTGGCTTTTGGTCCAGGAGGCCGGCGGCCGGGTCAGCCGATTTTCCCCGGTGGCCGATTACGCACTGGGCGCCGACGCCATCCTGGCCACCAACAGCAAACTGCACATGGCCATGGCCGAGTTGCTCGCAATCTGA